The nucleotide window CAGGTGCTGTCCAGCCACCTGCTGTGAACGAAGCCACCCGCCAGTAAAAAGCCGCCTTAGGGCGGCTTTTCTTATTCAGACGGCCATGGCCAAGGCGGTCTGCGGCTCCCGCCAGTGGATCAGGCTCAGGGCCTGGTCGGTGTCGAACAGGGTGCGGCCGGCCAGGGCATTGATGATGGTGGCAGAGCGCCAGCACATCAGGCTCATCTGGGGTTCGGCGATGCCGAGGCTGTAGCGGCCGGCATTGACGGCAAAGATGCGGTTGCTGTCCGGGCCCTGCCAGCGTACCCGGAAATCCCGCTCCAGTTGCAGCTGGCCCTGGTCGTCCAGGGCCAGCCTGTCCCTGATGGGCGCCAGGTAGGCCGGCAGCTGCTGGCCGAAGCCGGTGGCCAGGATCACCAGATCGGCCTGGCGCTGGCCGTGCCGGCCGTCCAGCTTGTTGCGGTAACCGACTTGGAAGCCACCGTCCCGGCTCAAGGTCGTCAGGGTGCGGCCCGGCATCAGCTCCACCCTGGGCAGATCGCCGCGCACATGGCCCTCGTAGAGCCGTTGGTAGAGGGCCTTGAGGGTGTCCGGGGAGATGCCGTCCGAGGCCAGCTTCTGTTCGTCGACGATGCGGCGCTTGGTGGCGCCGGGCAGATCGAAGAAGGCGTCCAGGTACTGGGGGGTGAAGTACTCGTTGGTGAAGGGCGCCTCGTCCAGGGGCTCGAAGTTGGCGCGGCGGGACAGCCAGCAGACGCTGGCGGGCCGGCCCCAGTGGCTGTCGAGCAGGGCCTGCACCACTTCGGCGCCGGACTGGCCGCCGCCCACCACCAGCACCTTGCGGCCTTCGGCGCTGAAGTCGCGCCTGGCGATATTGATGGCGTGGAAACAGTCGTCGCCCAGGTGCGCCCTGGCGCAGTCCGGCACCTGGGGCGGTTTGCCGCTACCCAGGCAGAGGTTGTTGGCCAGCACGGGCGCGCGGCCGTCCTTGAAGTGCAGCTCGAAGCTAGCACCACTGAAGTCCACCGCCGCCACGGCGCTGTCGAAGTGCAGGCTGTCCAGCCGGCTTGCCGCCCAGGCCAGGTATTGGCCGTACTCGAAGCGGCTGATGGCCGGCAGCTCGGCGGACAGGAACTGGTAGAAGCGCTTCTGGCTGACCAGGTAGTTGAGGAAGCTGTAGGGGCTGGTGGGCGCTACACCGGTGACCAGATCCTTGAGGTAGGAGGTCTGCAGCCGCACCCCGGGCAGCAGCATGCCCGGGTGCCAGTCGAAACCGGCCTTGGCGTCGAAGAAACGGGCCTCGAGGCCGGTGTGCTTGCTGGCCAGCAGGGCGGCGATGCTGAGGTTGAAGGGGCCAACGCCGATCCCGGCGAGATCCAGTGAAGCCGTCATTGCATGTCTCCATTGACTAACGGGTTGGGTAGGGGCGTGCCGAGTGCCGGCAGGGGACGCTCGGCGCTGTCGTCATAGCCGATGCGGTAGCGGACCTTGTTCAGGCAGATGCGCGCCAGGGTCGGCGTAAAGAGGTCGAAGGCTTTGAAGCGTTCGGCCAGCGCCGGCTGCCGGGCCTGGTAGCGGCGCAGCACCCTGGCCAGCAGGGCGTAGAAGTCGGCTTCGGTGAAGCCCAGCTCCCGCTCCAGCAGCGGCGAGATGAAGCGCAGGGTGGTGACCATGTGGCCGGTGATGAGGTCATGCACCAGGTAGGCCGCCGGCAGCTGGGTCAGCTGGGGCAGGACGCTGTCCGGCAGGCCGGCCAGGCTGGCGGCGCAGGGCGAAACGGCGGCGTCGTCCGGGCCCAGGGCGCCGGACCAGAGCCGCAGATCGCCGTGGAAGTCCTTGATGGCGGCCCGCACCGGCACGTGATCCTTGAGGATCACCGCCAGGTTTTGGCCATGGGCCACCAGGCCGACGCCGTAGCGGCACATCAGGTGGTACAGGGGCACCGTCGCCACCTCGAACAGGCGCTCCAGCCAGGCCTCGGCGGTCAGCCCGGAGCGGCGGATATGCTCGGCGATCAGGCTGTTGCCGTCGAGATCCCGCTGCATGAAGGCGGCCAGCAGCCGACTCTGTTCGCCCTCGCCCAGCTCGGCCTCCAGGCTTTCCCGCCAGACCGTGCCCAGCATCTCGTTGTAGCGGTACGGGGTGCCGGGAAGGCGGGCCTGATCCGGCTGGGGACAATGCAGGCCGGCCAGCTCCCGCTGCACGATCAGCCCGTGCAGCTCGGGATCCATGCCCGCCAGGGACGCCAGCCAGTCGGAGAGTGCGGCGCCGCAGCCGATGTGCTTGCCGGGGATGCCCCGGTAGCAGCTGGTGTTGAGTATGGTCAGGGCCAGCTTGAGATCGCAGGCCCCCGGATCCCGATCATGGCTCAGGGTGCGGATGGACAGCTGGGGCCGGTAGCGGGCGCCGTGCTCGCCCAGATCCAGCAGGCGGCCGTCGGCCAGCCAGTCGCCATAGGCGAAGATCAGGCAGTGCTGCCATTGCCAGGGGTGCACGGGCAGTAGCAGGTAATGGCCCTTGCCCTGGCCGGCCAGGGTGCCGAGCAATGTGTCCAGGGCCTGGCGGCCCAGGCTCTGGGCCCAGAGCGCCGGCCAATCCAGGTCCGGGCTCTTGCCCTGGTTGCACAGCTCCGGGGCCACCGCCAGCCAGCGCAGCCGGAAGGGGCGGCCGGCCTCGGGCGCGTAGCGCTCAAGCTCGTCCAGGCCCCAGCCCAGGCGGCCACGGTTGGCGATGAACTTGGGGTGGCCGTCCAGCAGCCCCTGCAGCCGGGGGCCGCTCAGGCCGGCCAGCTCCCGGGCCGGGTAGCCGGCCAGTCGCCGCCGCTGCAACAGGGCGCCCTGGAGGCTGCGCTGCACCTCGTCGATGAGGTTGCCAAGCACGATGTCGCTGAGGCCCAGGGCTTCCCTGGCGTCGCAGAGGAACTCGGGCACCGACCAGCCTGGTTCGCCGTTTCGCACCAGGCTGTCTTCCTCTATCCACAGCCATTGCCAGGCGCCGGCCCTGGCCCGGAAGTCGTAGCGTGCCTCGCCCAGTTCGAGGCGGTAGCGGCCGTCGCCCAGGTGCCTGGGCGCCAGGCTCTGTTCGAAGGCGGCCTCGGCGATGGCCCTGGCCAGCATCTGCCGGCTGGCCTCTATATATTCCGGCTTCACAGCAGCGTCTCCTTGAAGAAATCGTCACGGCTGCAGCGCAGCAGCGCCGCCCGCTTGTGGGGGAAATCGAACTCGCCGAGATCTTCCCAGGCGGTCATGGTCACGTACTTGCGCATGGCGACGTTGTCCGCCCTGGGCTCGCCAAACAGCTGCTGGCTGCGGGGCTCGCGCAGGAACAGGTAGTGACTGAGGCCGTTCAGCCAGGCCAGGGTGCGGCGGCGCCCCAGCAGCCCGGCCTCGCCCACCAGGCAGTGCAGGCCCTGATCGAAGGGGCCGTGCTGGCAATGGGGGGCCAGCCTGTCCTCGGCCACGTAATAACACTCGAAGTAGCCGAAGGGCCGGTCGTCG belongs to Gallaecimonas sp. GXIMD4217 and includes:
- a CDS encoding SidA/IucD/PvdA family monooxygenase — its product is MTASLDLAGIGVGPFNLSIAALLASKHTGLEARFFDAKAGFDWHPGMLLPGVRLQTSYLKDLVTGVAPTSPYSFLNYLVSQKRFYQFLSAELPAISRFEYGQYLAWAASRLDSLHFDSAVAAVDFSGASFELHFKDGRAPVLANNLCLGSGKPPQVPDCARAHLGDDCFHAINIARRDFSAEGRKVLVVGGGQSGAEVVQALLDSHWGRPASVCWLSRRANFEPLDEAPFTNEYFTPQYLDAFFDLPGATKRRIVDEQKLASDGISPDTLKALYQRLYEGHVRGDLPRVELMPGRTLTTLSRDGGFQVGYRNKLDGRHGQRQADLVILATGFGQQLPAYLAPIRDRLALDDQGQLQLERDFRVRWQGPDSNRIFAVNAGRYSLGIAEPQMSLMCWRSATIINALAGRTLFDTDQALSLIHWREPQTALAMAV
- a CDS encoding IucA/IucC family protein is translated as MKPEYIEASRQMLARAIAEAAFEQSLAPRHLGDGRYRLELGEARYDFRARAGAWQWLWIEEDSLVRNGEPGWSVPEFLCDAREALGLSDIVLGNLIDEVQRSLQGALLQRRRLAGYPARELAGLSGPRLQGLLDGHPKFIANRGRLGWGLDELERYAPEAGRPFRLRWLAVAPELCNQGKSPDLDWPALWAQSLGRQALDTLLGTLAGQGKGHYLLLPVHPWQWQHCLIFAYGDWLADGRLLDLGEHGARYRPQLSIRTLSHDRDPGACDLKLALTILNTSCYRGIPGKHIGCGAALSDWLASLAGMDPELHGLIVQRELAGLHCPQPDQARLPGTPYRYNEMLGTVWRESLEAELGEGEQSRLLAAFMQRDLDGNSLIAEHIRRSGLTAEAWLERLFEVATVPLYHLMCRYGVGLVAHGQNLAVILKDHVPVRAAIKDFHGDLRLWSGALGPDDAAVSPCAASLAGLPDSVLPQLTQLPAAYLVHDLITGHMVTTLRFISPLLERELGFTEADFYALLARVLRRYQARQPALAERFKAFDLFTPTLARICLNKVRYRIGYDDSAERPLPALGTPLPNPLVNGDMQ